The nucleotide sequence TGGGAATTAAATATCCCTTGTCCACTGCACACTGGATCAGGTTCTGGGCTGCTTCCAAGGCTGCAGCATTGGGTGGGGTACCTGCAAAACAGTTATCTCTCTGTTACAGGTTTCCAGGGCACCCTGCCCAGGTCAGGACCCACTCCTGAATCCCCCCTAACCCACCCCTACCACCATGCTAATATATTCTGATACTGTCAGACACCCTATAGACAGAAAATCAAGTCAGGACTCAGATTCCTCAGCACCAAAGTTCTTCTTGAATGAAAAGAGCAGAGCCTGGGATAAGACATACAACTGTTTGGGGGATGCATGGAGACTTTGTCCATTGCAAATATTTAACATGGTAGTTCTCAACTGAGGGAATTTAGCCTCCCATGGGGACATTTAACactgtctagagacatttttggttctcAAGCTAGGCAAAATGTGTTACAGGCATCCAGTGGCAGAAGCCAAGGTTGCAGCTAAGGGTCATACAATGCACAGGTCAGCTCCTCTACAAAGAGTTACCTGAGCCAGGATGTCAATAGTGTTGAGGCTGAGAAACCTTGCTTTGGCCACAAGCTGTGCTTCCTGTACCTTCACACGCCCAGCCCATCCCCAGACACCTTCCTAGGTATCCCCTTACCCCACCCAATATCCATTTTAGTATCAGACTGAACCAGCCCCAGTGACATGGCTCTTCCCAGAGGTGCAGCAAAAGTTCCCAGAGTCTAAACAAACTCTAGTCAAGAGCTCTGAGCAATGACAATCCTCAGTGTACACTCTGGATGCAGAGACAAGGGCTAATCCAGGGCTGTGGCAAGTAAGGTAAGGGTCCCCACATTGTTGCCATGGTAAAAACTTagcaaaatatatgtacaaagatCTTTTCTCCTTGTCTTATATGTGTTTTGGATGTCAGAAGAGAGAGACATTTGGTTGGGTGTGAAGGAGATTGATTCAGAGTGGGCATTCTGTCTGGGAGGGGGTCACTCTGGTCACACTCAGCTTAGTCAAATGACAAATCTGAAGCTGGGTAAATCCAGCATATGCAGGCACTGAAGTGATCCCTGAGTTTGATGCTGTTGTCTTCCACTTAGGACACTCTCCCTCAAACACCATACAATGACTGCTACTGCCCAAAGCATCCACTTACCCAAGAAGGTGCCCATAAAGGCAATGCTCAGGGCAATGTCATTGTAGCCAGGAGCACGGGAGCCTTGGACATTCTACCCCACTCCTTCATAAATGACACCATCCTGCCCCACGAGGAAGCTAGAGGACCATGAGGGGAGATGGAGATCAGCATGACAGACAGACAACCTGggattgtttcatttattcatttgctcattcattcaatcacTCATGCCTTTACTCGGCAGACACTGATTAGCTATTAAATTCTAAGCAGAGTtacaaaaaagacagtctttgcCAGGGGTGCGCTCATCaaagagggggaagggaaggaagtgcTATTTATAGCCTTTActgatttctgtggtgtaaaaCTCCTACCATGGCTGATTTTCAGCCCCTGGTGATTTAACAAAGGCCCTGGCTCTCCAACAGTCTGCTCTCATGAGCCCATCCAGCTCTGGCACACTGCTGCTGCCCCAAGAAGTTCATAGTCTaggaagagaaaagcaacaaCAGCCATCCCTGCCAATCTGGCCTTCCCCATACCTCACTAATGACACTGTTTCCCTGGAGGTGAGCTGTGGCTGCCTTACCACTAAGGTCAAAGTACACTTCTCCAGTCCTGCCTTGCCTGATCCCTCTGCATCCACAAATATCCTCCCCCCTTCACTTCCATCGCACTCTACTCTCCCAGGTGTCTTTTGTGACTGCCCCCTCACTCCTTTGCACCTTGTCTCCCTGTGTCCTTTCCTTAAATATGTAGTTCTTCATGCCTTTCGGATACAAATCTTATATCAAACCCTGCTTTTAGTCCCTTGGCAACACAGTCCAAACTCCCCAGCTTAAGTGACAAGATCCTTCATGAGATGGCCCCTTTTTGCCTTCTTACCTTTCACCATCCCTCTCTCTGtcatctatttttattatgataaactTCCCTCAGTTACTCAAAGACACCATTCTCAAGGTGGCGTCCAGGATTTTCCACAGAGGTCCTTTTTCTGTGTTTGAAACAGTCTTCCCTCTCCTCTGACAAGCTCACTCATTTCTTAGGTCAGCTGATATGTCACCTCTCAAGTGTACTTCCTTCACACTCAATCCCCCAGCAAGCTAACAAGTTAAAAATGTATCCTGCTTACATCTTTGCACCCTCTATCATAACATTTAATGTATTCTATTAGGATTTATTCCTTTAATTATCTTTCTCATTCAGCAGAGTATTAGCTCCATCAAAGCAAGAACCATATCTGTGCTACATCTGATAGTATCCCCAGAGCATAACCTCATgccacagagtaggcactcaattGTGTTCTCAGTGAACTAATTTATAGCAAGTGGGTGTTTACTCCTGACTACAGATCATTTCACAGTGAGCAGGGTAATGAAAGTTATGGCAAAAAAGACACAATAAAAGGTCAAAAGCCAAGGGACAAGAAACTGACCTCTGAAGCctgaatggaaaaaggaaaatgtcctCTCTCAGCACCCATCATTTTCCAGTTTAGGTTCAAAACATATAGTCAATTTTCAGGTATACATTCTAATCAAAGAGAGCAACCCTGTGAATAATCCTGCATAGCAGGATCTAGCAGAGCACATGGCAAGTCTTAACAGATGAAAGGTATTGAAGGAAGTTTTCTCCTATCTCAAAAGTGTTGCAACTAAAACAGGATGGAGATAAGACAGGCTATCAGCCCAGAATCACATGGTAATTGTGATTCCATGGTAATCACAATTGGTAAATCCAAGCCAATTAGATTTGGTAATCCAATGGTAATTGGTAAATCCAGCCAAGGCAGGGCCATTGCACAGAGCTATGCTGCTTGCACGCTGCACAGAGTGCCTGGCCAGGAGGCAAGGAGGGTCTAAAATCCAACTCCACTAACTAAGCCATCATGCCCCTAGAGGAAGGGCTCCTTGATTAATGTGTACTGTCTGGATTAGTGGTGGCCCATTCTGAGACTTAACATTCAGTGTAATTGTTTCTGATGGACTGAGATGGTGTGGGCTTGGAGAGCATCCTACAAgaagtttttattctttcattaggTCAGTGTgctcattattaaaaaattatagatattGGCATTAGAGCAATCAGAGGATATTATCTGGTGTTTCCGCTTGCCTTCAGACAGGAAAGATATTCTCTACAGGCTTCACAATCTTGCATGTATACAACTTCCTCTAGTATCTTTCCAGCAGTCTTGGTCTCCATCATGTcaatataagatatttaaaaaggacACATTTTGAGTACATGCTCAAGGAGATTGACCACCCTTTTAGCTATATCCTAAGTAAGGCTCACCCAGAGTTGCATGAAAAATCAATGTGGTTAAACATAGCACACCTCTCATATGGTGGGCACTCAGTAAACattattttcccttctctcccattAGAAGATTCATAGTCTGCCCTCAGGTAAAAGAAGCCCACATGTCCTCAGGTCCACTTACTTATACCCAATGTCACATGAGTTCAACCTGTCTATGAAGAAGGACTGGATATCTTGGACCAGCAAGTAGCACTCATCAGACATGATGCAGGTTTTCCCAGCAGTGTGGATGATGACGACGTACTTAGCCAGGAGGTTCATCTTGGCGCAATGGGTCTCCCTGGCCTCCCATGCAGACCGTGGGATAATGTTGGAGAAAGCTGAGGAGGGGGGCAAAAAAAACCGGATGTGTGGACTTATTGTGCCCACCCATGTCGACTACCTCACTACTTAACATCCCCATGGCCTCTGAGCATCCTGACCTGACTCTGACTGTGGAACTCAGGAGAGCCCACCTGGGAGTGGAGTATGTCTGCCTGATGGGATTATATTCAAGAGGCAAGAATCATAGAGCCATGGGATCTAACCCAAAAACAGAACCCAAAGGACAGTGGGTATATTGATCCTAAGAAGATATGGATACTCATCCCCAAGGGCAAAGGATATCTTATCTATCTGCATGattgtcttgtgtgtgtgtgtgtgtgtgcctgcatgaCAGGGCCCTTTGGACAAATCAGCTGAATTATCAACTGAAAGCATGTCTTTGAAACTCATCTGTAATCCCTAAAACTCTCTGTCAATATAAGCAATCATTAATATTAGTTGATAGCACTaatccaaaggcagagaccaGATTTACTCAGAGCTTTCATATAATAGATACAATtatctttaaaactttattaagtCCAGGAAAAGTTTGAAAGTGGTTGTTAACtatattgtccttttttttttaagtaaactccacgGCCCCAGTGTAGGACTCAAACTTATGACCCCATGATCAAGATTTACATGCTCTATGAACTGAATCATCCAGGTGACCCTTAACTATACTGGTTTTGATGCTACTTTTAAACCCCAAATCTACCTTTTATCTAGTGCTTATTACCCAAAGTACTGTAACAACTTCCTCTGATGTCAGTATAGATGGCGATGTAAGCACTTTGGTCTATCAGTGCTGTTGTGGTTCTTGTATTCAGAAAGATGTGCATTTGTGCTTTTGTGCTTGTATGTGTTAGATGCCTATTCCtctccatgttttttttccctccacagcACTTTTCACCTTATAAcataccaaatattttatttacttatttgtttattttttttctaccctCTAGGTTGAAACTTCATAGGGCACTGCTTGTGTGTTTTGTTCCGTGATATATCCTCAGTGACTAGCAGGTTCTCAGTAAATAATTGTTGACTGattgaagaaatggatgcacatATATTACACTATGCTAATGCCATGGCTCTATTATTCTAGGAATCTGAGAGATAAAGAGGTGACCTGGAGGGTTCCTCTCAAGGTGCACCAGCCCAAAGGTTCAGAGAGCTGGGTGACCGGTTGCCTATCAGAAAGGATCCAATGAGACCCTGACTGAAAAGTCACTCCCAATGGTGTTTGGAAATTAGTAGGGGGTAGGCTGGGTGGGTGGGTCTAGAGGGAGGCCCAGTAGGGTTGAAGGTCTTACCTTTCTTGGGACTTGCCTTCTGAAGAGGGAGTAGGCAGTTCTCACCTTTCACGAGAAGTGGCTGAACATACTTGGGTGACAGGTGGCCCTTCTGGACAGCATAGGAGATCAGGCCCTCCATGGCTGACAGGGCAGCAGGGCTGTGACTGTGGCCTGAAAGAGAGCCATCTATGGCAACCTGGGTCTGACCTGAGTTTCAgggggctgtgagggaaggactAGATGCCCTGCCAGCCCTTACACAGCTGTTAGAGGGAAACTGGTTCATCCTCCAGGTTAGAAAGCCTGAAAGTCAAGGATCCACCTGGCCCAGGATGAAGACCTTTCCCAATGACCTGCCAAAACTTCATTCATTGCTCTTTCTCCATGGAAGAGTTGGAACACAGCCCCATGCTCAGGAATGCCCAGCTAGCTGGGTCAGGGTTTCCCATCAGCAAGGGCCCTTCCAGGCATGTGACAGCTTCTTTCCCTGCATTAACTTCCTTAATCCTCACCAAAAACCTCTGACATAGATGCTATTATTAGCCTCATTATTCTCAGAAAGAAACTTGAGGCTTCAAGAAACAACATGCTCAAGACCCTACAGCTAACAGAGTGACACCCAGGTAACAATGAGTGGTCACAAAAACAAACCAAGCTGAATACAGGTCCTCTGGTGTGTGGAAACCATCCTGGAATTGAAAATGGAAAGTGTGAGCTTGCCTTTTGATTCTTCTTGGGTCACTTCCTCTCTGGAATTCAGGCTGTACTTTGTGTAACAGCGATCAGGAAACTTGTCTGGATTTTCTCACAGAGTATTGGGAGGGGACAATAAGAAACTAGACATGCAAAGTCAGTGGAATGGTCCTGGAGCAGGTATGCTAGGATGCTGGGAGAGCTGGGGGGATGGGCAGCAGTAAGACTAGAAGAAAGTGGAAGGGACGCAGGGATTAGAGGCCTCAGagtggttttaaaaattgtacagaaAATCTTGAGGTaagagagatggaaggaggagGTGCCTGGTAGGAAATGGGAAGGAGGGTCTAGTGCTGGAGAAGGTTTAGAGCCAGAGAGGAAGATGTGACAGTCACTGACAGAAGACAGCAGAAGCCCACATCCCTCCATGATGACAATGAGAAGGTAGCAAGGCTGTGGAGAGAAGGCTGTACAGCACCTCCACTGCAAGATatccagagagagaggagagagctcggagactgagaaggaagccagaggagggagagaagaacaaaTACCATTCATGTAAGCCAAGAGAGGGGAACTCCAGGAGAGTAGATCATCAGAGAAGTAGGAGAAGGTCAAGGAGGCAGTGTGGAAACAAAGAAGTAGGTAACTCTTTGGAGAAGGGCAACTGGGATGACCATTACCTTCCTTGGTGCCAAAGAAAGCAAAGCCCAGGGAGATGTTGTAGCCCTGGGTGTGCATGCCTTGGACATTCCAGCCAACACCTTCATACACCCTCCCATCGTCCCCAACCAGGAAGCTGTGGAGCAGGGAGATATAGGCTGAGTGTCTGGCACTGTGGCACATCCCCACAAGAGGAACCACTTATCAGCCCCCAAAGGGAGAAGGGTTCAAGCTATGCTCACTACAGAGAATTTGCATGGACTTGTCCCAGACAGTGGAAAGACAAAGTCAATTATATTCCCTTAGAATTCAGAACCCACCCCCACATTCCCTACCTCCTTCCTTTGTTCAGATGCCCAGGCTTTATGTAAATTATCCTATACACTCAGAAGGAGGAGAGGTCCTGGTGCCACCACAGTAGCTAACACAGACCCAATTACACTGAGattcttctcagcctccatatTGCCTCAAACAtggctctcctccttcctcctaaATGCATGCTACCTGTGTCATCTCCACATAGGCTGTTCATATGATTTCTCCTTGCCAGGTTCCTGTCTTACATAGACTTCTCAGAAAGTAGCTCCTCAGATAAGGACATGGATACAGGCAGTTTATTTGAAAAGGGATCCCAAAAGCCAGTATGAGGGAGCAAGGAGAGTGAATCAGAAGCAAGAAATCCAACAAAGTGTGAACAATTGGGCTGGCTTCACAATGGCTAGCTGGAGCTCAGAACTGTTCCTCCCATTGTCTGCCACCAGATAGGTGAACTTACAAGGAACTGAGTACATGCACCTAATGATTGTCCCTGAGAAGGACTGGGGGCTGAGGAAGTTATTTACAACTCTTGCCCCGCAAGGGGACATTAACTCCCCTTCACCATCAGGGGTGGTAAAAGTCTAAAgcagaaaaactgagagatgTGGAGGGTACTCAAAGTGGAAAGCCATCACCATGCATAGGAACTGCTCACAACTAGGTAAGGTCAGAGGTGGGCTGAGGACATGTGGTCCTAGGCACTAAGAGGGTCCACTACAGTGACCACTAGAGTAAGAGATGCCTTGCCAAGTAAGAGCCCCCTGCATATGGTGAGATGGGACATGTGGTGGGCAAAGAGACAGTTTTGAGTCAGTCTGGGCTCTACAACCTTGTAGCTGTGACTCTGAGAAACCCAAACAACGTCCTGGCCTTGGTCCCCTCACCTGGAGCATGGCGATAGTAATGTATGCCTGACCAACCTCACATGTTTTTGGTAGAACAAATGCACCCATGCACTTGGTAGTCATTCATAACTATCAGTGTGCTACGTGAAGAAGTTTTGGAGGGGGATAGGAAGTATAGTTATTACTTAACCTTCCTTGCATCCTTTTAGGAGATCTCATAGAAAATTCAAAAGGATTTGGAATTTTATAgggtttttcatattttattcactATAAACCTGATATATCCTCAACCcaggaaatgaggaaagaagACATGGGTAAAGGTGGGAGAAGAACCCTAAGGAGCAGCATTGACCATATACCCCCACATAGCCCTTACTTGTAGGCCATGTCACACCAGCTGTTGTTGTGCATGTGATGGGCCCGCAATTCCCAAAGCCTCTGACTGCACATAGTCTGGTTGTGACACTCCAGTCCAGGGACATGGTGCGTGACAAGGAAATCCACGGGCATGGTCAGTGGGGTTCTGCAGGCAACAGCTTCTCCCCCCCTACTCCTTGTGAGAAACAATTGTGAAGACATCTGTTGGGTAACCACAAGGACATCACTCAGTGCATCCTGCCCCATCACTGCCTCACTACCCCCTGGGCCATGGGTGCCATTCTAGGCTGAGTCTGCCCCACAGGGGTGGAAAAACCCTGGGAGGAGGGCTTCAGCAGGCACACACACCCTCTCCTTCTCACCTCCACATCTATTTCTCCTCCACTGCCCCACTGCAAAGTATGCACCTGCCCAGAGAAGCTTGGATGCTCTGCTCACCTATCCAGGGCATCCCCACTGGGACAGACTCCACCCTGAAGCTCCTGCCCTGCTCTACTCCTGGACCCCTGCTTTAGGAAGCAGCTCCTTCCCACTGCTTCCCCTGGGAAAGCCCTGAGTGGCCCCTCTGGGTTTCACTGCAGCACTAATGCCTTCAGGGCACACTATGCTCACTGACAATTTGCTCTGTGACTCTGACTGTGTCCTTTGTCCTGCCCTGAGTGCTTTTTGAGGGGATTACGTCTCTTCCACAGCCTAGGGGCTCCCTCCAAATAGGGCCTAGCTCTCCCATTCAGTCAGACAACTCCCTCAGGGCAAGGTGTGAGTCTCCATCTTCAGGCTAGGGGCCCTAAGTGCAGAGGCTGAATCTCCCTGTCCTGGTTTCTGTCCTCTCCTGGTACCACCCCAGACCCCCAAGGCCTGTGGCATCCCTGCAGGTGTTTTGCTGATGTTCCACTGCCCCATCTGCCCCATGCCAGCCACAGGGGCAGTGCAGATCTCAGAAGCACTCTGGTCACAGAACATACCCAGCTGTCTTTAAGGCTCCTCACCATTGAGACTGAGTTTTCCTTTCTCAGTGAGATGAGAGATGTTGCCAAACAGGTCCTGAAAGCCCTCTGATACATCTTTGGCTTGTGTTTCATCCCAGGAGAAATCACCTGCAGAAGAACAGTCCATTTTACATTGGTCCTCAGAGAACCCCAGTACTAACAATCTCAGTGACAGACTCAGGCCAGATCACTGAGGTCCCTCCAGGAGACCCCTCTAGGCTGACTAGATGACCACCTCCAATTGCAACACATGCATGCTTTCCTTCAACACCAACTCCAGGGAATCCCCAGAACACAGTTAAATAGCCAAGAGCAGGGAGTCAGAAATATATCCGTTTCTCATGAGCTGTATCTATATACACTattgggaaaacaacaacaacttagAAGTGTATCTAAGCATCTCAAAAGCACAAGGTTCTCTTTTGTATGGATTTTACCAAATAGAAACAATGAGAAGATAATGCAGAAAAGGGATTAGAATTATTTGCACAAATCAAGTCAGCTCTTCCAGGCCTGACTTGGGGGCATGTACTGTGCCCAAGCTCCTGTGTGTGTGACTGACATCCCTAGCCCCAAGGAACTTTCTCTTACTGAGAAGCATAAACCCCAGCCACATGAAGAGAATCATTGCTTCCATTGCTCAGGTGCAAAATCCTtcatgtgcattatctcatttaatcctcaaaaattTGGGAAATCATAAATTTATCTCAATTATCAAGTGGGAAAATTAAGACTTAAAGGGCTGAATAATTTGCTTAAAATCATTGCTGGAGGTAGGCCAAGGATTTGAAACCAGGTTTACAGACTTCAAGTTCTGTGTTCCAAATGCAAAGCTATTCTTTCACCTGAAGGGAGAGGCAACATTTAAAGAACTCTGCTGTAAAAGTAGATGATCCTTCTTAGTTACCCTCTGATCCAGTGAAGGAAAACTCACCCCAGGCCCTAAGACCAAGAGCCAAGACACAAAGCCACAGCAGCAACCTCATGTGGTCCTAAAACATTGACAGGAATGTGTGGAATTCAACCCTAGGAGAGACACTGATGGTTAACCAGACCATGCTTCACTCCTCAAACAAGGCACCCACCCCACTGCATGACACCCCTGTCTGCCTCCCTGCCAAACTATGGGCCTCCTGAGGGCCAGCAGCTAGCCAGGACTCTCAAGGTCCCCCGTACATGTCAGGTGTTCCTTGGATGGGTAAACACCCTCATTCTGTTTCCCTGTGCAACTAGATTTCACTGAGTGACTACTATGTACAAGGCTAGCATAGAATTCGCTCATGcaatcttatttaatccttatgcTAACCTTGCCATGTAGGATTGTAACATCCATTCTTATAGAAGAGAACTATAAGATCCAGGAATAATAGAACTAAGAAATCCAAACACACATGGATGGGTCTAGTGCAGAGAATTCCTTCCCAGTCGGGGAT is from Zalophus californianus isolate mZalCal1 chromosome 4, mZalCal1.pri.v2, whole genome shotgun sequence and encodes:
- the LOC113927529 gene encoding LOW QUALITY PROTEIN: peptidoglycan recognition protein 4-like (The sequence of the model RefSeq protein was modified relative to this genomic sequence to represent the inferred CDS: deleted 1 base in 1 codon; substituted 2 bases at 2 genomic stop codons) produces the protein MDLNVTLTEKQASVRWSESQTIFGVRLRRRQKAEHGPPARLVKPGLRPRFGMQDRCPVCECRPQNNHLTRRNHTGEHPGSCRDSRCGGWKHSAVCLRPCAASETQTIFGDRCPVCECRPQNNHLTRRNHTGEHPGSSRDSRCGGWKHSAVCLRPRAASETQTIFGGERNGFAQRHLSHQLQGHEAGTLPARDRCPVCECRPQNNHLTRRNHTGEHPGSCRDSRCGGWKHSAVCLRPCAASETQTIFGDHMRLLLWLCVLALGLRAWGDFSWDETQAKDVSEGFQDLFGNISHLTEKGKLSLNDVFTIVSHKEXGGRAVACRTPLTMPVDFLVTHHVPGLECHNQTMCSQRLWELRAHHMHNNSWCDMAYNFLVGDDGRVYEGVGWNVQGMHTQGYNISLGFAFFGTKEGHSHSPAALSAMEGLISYAVQKGHLSPKYVQPLLVKGENCLLPLQKASPKKAFSNIIPRSAWEARETHCAKMNLLAKYVVIIHTAGKTCIMSDECYLLVQDIQSFFIDRLNSCDIGYNFLVGQDGVIYEGVGXNVQGSRAPGYNDIALSIAFMGTFLGTPPNAAALEAAQNLIQCAVDKGYLIPNYLLVGHSDIVNTLSPGQALYNIIKAWPHFKH